A portion of the Saccharospirillaceae bacterium genome contains these proteins:
- the ssb gene encoding single-stranded DNA-binding protein — protein sequence MGRSVNKVTLIGTLGRDPEVRFMPNGNPVANISLATDESYTDKQSGQKVDQTEWHRITIYGKLAEIVQQYLKKGSKAYFEGKLRTREWERDGVKRYTTEIIANDMLMLDSRADGHGVQGGQSFHGLAPHQNSQPQHNAASHNAGISQTGDLSMGQAGGPQQYRTATQDHAASHNPGISQTGDLSQQAQPGANQPPRSPQPSNAFDDFDDDIPF from the coding sequence GTGGGCAGATCAGTAAACAAAGTAACCCTTATTGGCACTCTGGGCCGAGATCCAGAAGTTCGCTTTATGCCAAATGGCAATCCTGTGGCGAATATCTCACTGGCTACCGATGAAAGCTACACCGACAAGCAAAGCGGGCAGAAGGTAGATCAAACCGAATGGCACCGGATAACCATTTACGGAAAACTGGCTGAGATTGTTCAGCAGTATTTGAAGAAGGGCAGTAAAGCCTACTTTGAAGGAAAGCTTCGCACCCGTGAGTGGGAAAGGGACGGCGTCAAACGCTACACCACGGAGATTATCGCTAACGATATGCTGATGCTGGATAGTCGAGCGGATGGGCATGGAGTCCAGGGCGGTCAATCCTTCCATGGACTGGCACCGCACCAGAACTCACAACCACAACATAACGCCGCCAGCCATAATGCGGGAATAAGCCAGACGGGTGATTTATCGATGGGTCAGGCTGGTGGCCCGCAGCAATACCGCACTGCCACCCAAGATCATGCCGCCAGCCATAATCCGGGAATAAGCCAGACGGGTGATTTATCGCAACAAGCACAGCCGGGCGCAAATCAGCCCCCAAGATCGCCGCAGCCGTCTAACGCCTTTGATGATTTCGATGATGACATACCTTTTTAA
- a CDS encoding DnaT-like ssDNA-binding domain-containing protein — MSIIRRGAPLERNFYILDKAISEDSRLTWEARGLLIFLLGKPDGWEVNIQHLVSESSAGRDRVARILNELKTIGYVICEKIRGEKGKMAGHKYTVYEHPQIAADSPEPEKAVTAKSPKPDLPKPENPDTVKPLTDSPDTEKPQQVSNEYKQELNYQVPTTNTPAKPDPLLTDRDEVTMADDWQPKPETIGRIEMQLGIPPEFCQSLIPEFRIFWLTEHRTPERNRTWDTAFLGQAKLQWEKSKTKLAQMAKQPSWNLLDHDFSSWHALATGDFHIDRDHLQGWLTQCQLRRMAVSVKTIEHFAEHLREAERLTALPVSMLVEEVFANGWSRFEADWLINKFGLCQAEQDRIKSMSTAA; from the coding sequence ATGAGCATTATCAGGCGCGGAGCGCCGTTAGAGCGGAACTTCTACATACTGGATAAAGCAATCTCTGAAGACTCCCGGCTAACCTGGGAAGCGCGAGGATTGCTTATTTTTCTGCTGGGCAAGCCAGACGGTTGGGAAGTCAATATTCAACACTTGGTTAGTGAGAGTTCAGCAGGCCGTGATCGTGTTGCCCGCATTCTTAATGAACTGAAAACCATTGGCTATGTGATCTGCGAAAAGATTCGTGGTGAAAAAGGCAAAATGGCAGGCCATAAATACACCGTGTATGAACACCCTCAAATCGCTGCGGATTCACCAGAACCGGAAAAGGCGGTTACGGCCAAATCACCGAAACCGGATTTACCGAAACCGGAAAACCCGGACACGGTAAAACCGCTTACGGATTCGCCGGATACGGAAAAACCCCAACAAGTAAGTAATGAATATAAACAAGAACTGAATTACCAAGTACCAACAACAAACACCCCCGCGAAGCCTGACCCGCTGCTGACAGATCGGGACGAGGTGACCATGGCCGATGACTGGCAGCCAAAGCCGGAAACCATCGGCCGAATCGAAATGCAGTTAGGTATCCCGCCGGAGTTCTGCCAATCGCTGATCCCCGAGTTTCGGATTTTCTGGCTGACGGAACACCGAACCCCAGAGCGCAATCGCACTTGGGACACTGCGTTCCTGGGTCAGGCCAAACTCCAGTGGGAAAAATCCAAAACGAAACTGGCCCAGATGGCTAAACAACCAAGCTGGAACCTTTTAGACCATGATTTCAGCAGCTGGCATGCACTGGCTACCGGTGATTTCCATATCGACCGCGACCACCTGCAGGGCTGGCTAACCCAGTGCCAGCTACGCCGCATGGCTGTCAGTGTGAAAACCATTGAGCATTTCGCGGAGCATCTTCGGGAGGCCGAGCGCCTGACAGCGTTGCCGGTGAGCATGCTGGTTGAGGAAGTGTTCGCCAATGGTTGGAGTCGGTTTGAGGCTGATTGGTTAATTAACAAGTTTGGTCTGTGTCAGGCCGAGCAGGATCGAATTAAATCAATGTCGACAGCGGCATAA
- a CDS encoding TraR/DksA C4-type zinc finger protein, whose translation MEQLVANRTQYQGVSAEFCEECGADIPAARREKVPGVQLCVSCQTLEENRSRHYR comes from the coding sequence ATGGAGCAGCTGGTGGCTAATCGCACTCAGTACCAGGGCGTCAGTGCTGAATTCTGTGAAGAGTGTGGCGCAGACATTCCAGCGGCTCGCCGTGAAAAGGTTCCGGGTGTGCAGCTCTGCGTGAGCTGCCAGACCTTGGAAGAAAACCGCAGCCGGCATTACCGGTAG
- a CDS encoding transcriptional regulator: MGISERIKARMTELGIKGVDITKHTGASSGGVSQWVNGVNAPGEKYIAALAEVLQCSTQWLLTGEESQSPPPSNGQIEGTLSAWDSKTPIESDEVAVPFYNDVELAAGAGSLQVNEITGPVIRFSKSTLRKSGVSPYSAVCVKVTGTSMEPVLPDGSTVGINTEATSIVDGKMYALDHEGMLRIKRLYNLPGGGLRIVSYNRDEYPDEILQSYDTKKIRIIGRVFWHSVLWD, from the coding sequence ATGGGTATATCAGAGCGCATCAAAGCCCGAATGACCGAACTCGGCATTAAGGGCGTAGACATTACAAAGCACACCGGCGCTTCCAGCGGCGGGGTTAGTCAGTGGGTCAATGGTGTGAATGCGCCTGGCGAAAAATACATTGCAGCTCTGGCAGAGGTACTACAGTGCTCAACCCAATGGCTGCTAACTGGCGAAGAGTCTCAGTCTCCACCGCCAAGCAACGGCCAGATCGAAGGGACTTTGTCAGCCTGGGATAGCAAAACCCCCATTGAAAGCGACGAAGTAGCAGTTCCCTTCTATAACGATGTTGAACTGGCCGCAGGTGCTGGCAGCCTTCAGGTAAATGAAATAACCGGTCCGGTTATTCGCTTCTCCAAATCCACCCTGAGAAAATCCGGCGTATCGCCTTATAGCGCAGTATGCGTAAAGGTAACCGGCACCAGTATGGAGCCAGTATTGCCAGACGGTTCAACGGTTGGAATTAACACCGAAGCAACCAGCATTGTTGATGGCAAGATGTACGCCCTAGACCATGAGGGAATGCTACGCATCAAGCGGCTTTACAACCTGCCAGGCGGTGGCCTCCGGATTGTGAGTTACAACCGCGACGAATACCCAGACGAAATACTTCAAAGCTACGACACCAAAAAGATCAGGATAATCGGCAGAGTATTCTGGCACTCGGTGTTGTGGGACTAA
- a CDS encoding BRCT domain-containing protein translates to MDTTRFNEPRMRKANVDELYGLCLGILADGIVTADEVQFLVSWLNAREHLLDDPIVSKVYEKLIDITTGDNSKESQNDLLKLLLEFTGAPSPSIDNSQQPSMLPLCEPLPPLTMTGKVFCFTGTFDYGTRAECQQAIEALGGVSSKGVTKKIDYLVIGNQVTPDWKQQTYGAKIIKAMDYRDSKGAPISIISESYWIQHLKEVSESEMV, encoded by the coding sequence ATGGACACTACACGATTTAATGAACCACGAATGCGGAAGGCCAATGTTGACGAACTGTATGGTCTCTGCCTTGGAATTCTTGCAGACGGCATAGTAACTGCCGATGAAGTTCAGTTTTTAGTCAGCTGGCTTAATGCCAGAGAGCACTTACTTGATGATCCCATCGTATCGAAAGTCTATGAAAAGCTCATTGATATTACGACTGGCGATAACTCTAAAGAATCACAAAATGACCTCCTAAAACTGCTGTTAGAATTCACTGGCGCACCCTCTCCAAGCATCGACAATAGCCAGCAGCCATCAATGCTACCGTTATGCGAACCTTTGCCACCGCTGACAATGACCGGCAAGGTCTTCTGCTTTACCGGGACTTTTGACTACGGAACCCGAGCTGAATGCCAGCAGGCAATTGAAGCGCTGGGAGGCGTAAGCTCCAAAGGCGTTACAAAAAAGATTGATTACCTGGTTATTGGCAACCAAGTAACTCCAGACTGGAAGCAGCAAACATACGGAGCCAAAATCATAAAAGCCATGGATTACCGCGACAGCAAAGGTGCCCCAATCAGCATCATTTCAGAATCTTACTGGATTCAACACCTCAAAGAGGTGTCGGAAAGTGAGATGGTTTAA
- a CDS encoding DUF4224 domain-containing protein produces the protein MTETQLDTQRNAAQTLNEALSQSDLQKVTGYKLAKKQREALTSMKIPYGVDRNGRPVLTWTVFNNSLLAGSKQSNETNGFNLEAI, from the coding sequence ATGACAGAGACTCAACTGGATACGCAAAGGAACGCAGCGCAAACGCTGAATGAAGCACTCAGCCAAAGTGATCTTCAAAAGGTCACCGGCTATAAGCTTGCGAAAAAGCAGCGAGAGGCGCTGACCTCGATGAAGATTCCGTATGGAGTTGATCGTAATGGCAGGCCAGTTCTAACCTGGACTGTATTTAACAACTCTCTGCTCGCTGGCAGCAAGCAGAGTAATGAGACCAATGGGTTTAATCTGGAAGCTATTTAA
- a CDS encoding MerR family transcriptional regulator, with amino-acid sequence MLEASHNNELPPIPAKRYFTIGEVSDLCDVKPHVLRYWEQEFPQLSPVKRRGNRRYYQRQDVILVREIRALLYENGYTIGGARQRLSEEGDSGAVAMDKALIKNMISELKELEELLRPE; translated from the coding sequence ATGCTGGAAGCGAGCCACAATAACGAACTGCCGCCTATTCCGGCCAAGCGTTACTTCACAATTGGCGAGGTCAGTGACCTGTGCGATGTGAAGCCGCACGTGTTGCGCTATTGGGAGCAGGAGTTTCCCCAGCTCAGTCCCGTCAAACGCCGTGGTAATCGTCGTTATTATCAACGCCAGGACGTTATTCTTGTCCGCGAAATCCGAGCATTATTGTACGAAAATGGCTACACCATTGGCGGTGCTCGCCAGCGTCTTTCTGAAGAAGGTGATTCGGGTGCCGTGGCGATGGATAAAGCGCTAATCAAAAATATGATCTCGGAGCTCAAAGAACTCGAAGAGTTACTGAGACCTGAATAA
- the ihfA gene encoding integration host factor subunit alpha: MTALTKAELAEKLFDDLGLNKREAKDMVDLFFDEIRGSLSRNEQVKLSGFGNFDLRDKSQRPGRNPKTGEEIPISARRVVTFKPGQKLKIRVEAYAGSEPQ, translated from the coding sequence ATGACCGCTCTGACCAAAGCAGAATTAGCAGAAAAGCTGTTTGACGATCTTGGTCTGAATAAGCGTGAAGCGAAGGATATGGTGGATCTCTTCTTTGATGAGATCCGCGGTAGCCTGAGCCGAAACGAACAAGTGAAGTTGTCAGGATTTGGCAACTTCGACTTGCGTGACAAAAGCCAACGACCAGGCCGTAATCCAAAAACCGGTGAAGAGATTCCGATCTCTGCGCGTCGTGTTGTGACGTTTAAGCCAGGGCAAAAACTCAAAATTCGGGTAGAAGCCTATGCTGGAAGCGAGCCACAATAA
- the pheT gene encoding phenylalanine--tRNA ligase subunit beta translates to MKFSEQWLREWVQPADSEGAWGTQQLCDQVTLAGLEVDGVEDVAGEFSGVVVGQVVQREQHPDADKLSLCQVSDGNETFQIVCGAPNVREGLKIPFAKIGAVLPTEDGKGFKIKKAKLRGVESFGMLCAEQELGLSEASDGLMELPESAPVGDDFREYLGLDDKIIEVDLTPNRADCLSIAGLAREVGVLSKSDVQGPAIEAVAPTIDDKAAIEVSATEGCPRYLGRIVKGVNVKAETPLWMMEKLRRSGIRSIDPVVDITNYILLEQGQPMHAFDLAQIDGGIRVRMAEQGEKLTLLDGQEVELKDNTLVIADHNQALAIAGIMGGEHSGVNSETQDLLLEAAFFNPITIAGRARSYGLHTDSSHRFERGVDYELARNAMERATALVIEVCGGQPGPVVEALSEKDLPVAADITLRNRRVKQVLGLEMAQDEVTEILTRLGMDVTVNGSGDDVSWTAKAPSYRFDMAIEADLIEELARIYGYNRLPVRTPKAHTPLATAPEAKMGIKDLRRQLVARGYQEAITYSFVEPKMQKAMDPEVEGLALLNPISIEMSVMRTNLWAGLVGAVSHNLKRQQPRVRLFETGLRFVPEGNELIQTPTLAMAVCGTRMPQSWSTEDEAVDFFDVKGDVETLLARTGEADAYKFIVAQHPALHPGQTARIEKNGKAVGWIGAIHPSLQKQVGVKQTVYLVELDQDAIQQMAVPAFGELSKFPEMRRDLALVVNQEQQVEDVFAAIRAKAGEYLTNLNLFDVYVGKGIDPDRKSLALGLTWQHPSRTLTDEEVNDSVNAVLAHLEQSLGATLRG, encoded by the coding sequence ATGAAATTTAGCGAACAGTGGTTACGCGAATGGGTGCAACCTGCCGATTCAGAAGGCGCCTGGGGCACTCAACAATTATGTGATCAGGTCACGTTGGCTGGCCTGGAAGTGGACGGTGTTGAAGACGTTGCCGGTGAGTTTTCCGGTGTTGTGGTTGGCCAGGTGGTTCAGCGTGAACAACATCCGGATGCCGACAAGTTAAGCCTGTGTCAGGTGAGTGACGGCAACGAAACTTTCCAGATCGTATGTGGTGCACCGAATGTACGTGAAGGTTTGAAAATTCCTTTCGCCAAAATTGGTGCGGTGTTGCCAACAGAAGACGGCAAAGGTTTTAAAATCAAAAAAGCCAAGCTGCGTGGCGTCGAGTCTTTTGGGATGTTGTGTGCCGAGCAGGAGCTGGGTTTATCAGAAGCCTCTGATGGCCTGATGGAATTGCCGGAATCGGCCCCTGTGGGTGACGACTTCCGAGAATATCTGGGGTTGGATGACAAGATCATCGAAGTTGATCTGACACCTAACCGTGCCGACTGTCTGAGCATTGCCGGGTTAGCGCGTGAAGTAGGCGTTTTAAGTAAGTCTGACGTTCAGGGCCCTGCAATTGAAGCGGTTGCTCCGACGATTGACGATAAGGCCGCTATTGAAGTGTCTGCTACTGAGGGGTGCCCACGGTATTTAGGTCGTATCGTTAAAGGCGTGAACGTGAAAGCGGAAACACCACTGTGGATGATGGAAAAGCTGCGTCGTAGTGGCATTCGCTCTATCGACCCTGTGGTTGACATCACCAACTACATCCTGCTGGAACAAGGTCAGCCGATGCATGCGTTTGATCTGGCTCAGATCGATGGTGGAATTCGTGTACGTATGGCAGAACAGGGTGAAAAACTGACTCTGTTAGACGGTCAGGAAGTTGAGTTGAAGGACAATACTCTGGTGATTGCTGACCATAACCAGGCGTTAGCGATTGCCGGAATCATGGGCGGCGAACACTCTGGTGTAAATAGCGAAACCCAGGATCTGTTGTTAGAGGCGGCGTTCTTTAACCCGATTACCATTGCTGGCCGTGCCCGTTCTTACGGTTTGCACACGGATTCTTCCCACCGTTTCGAACGGGGTGTTGATTATGAGCTGGCGCGTAACGCGATGGAGCGTGCAACCGCTCTGGTTATCGAAGTCTGTGGTGGTCAGCCTGGTCCGGTCGTGGAGGCGCTAAGTGAAAAAGATCTGCCGGTTGCCGCGGATATCACCCTGCGTAATCGTCGTGTGAAGCAGGTTTTGGGACTGGAAATGGCACAGGACGAAGTGACTGAAATCCTGACGCGCTTAGGTATGGATGTCACTGTTAACGGTTCTGGCGACGATGTAAGCTGGACCGCGAAAGCACCAAGCTATCGTTTCGATATGGCGATTGAAGCTGACCTGATTGAGGAGTTAGCCCGAATATACGGCTATAACCGTCTGCCGGTTCGTACACCGAAAGCGCATACGCCGCTGGCAACTGCGCCAGAAGCAAAAATGGGCATTAAAGACCTGCGTCGCCAACTGGTTGCGCGTGGCTATCAGGAGGCGATTACATACAGCTTTGTTGAGCCTAAGATGCAGAAAGCCATGGACCCGGAAGTTGAAGGTCTTGCGCTACTGAATCCGATTTCAATCGAAATGTCGGTGATGCGTACTAACTTATGGGCGGGACTGGTAGGTGCGGTTTCCCATAACCTGAAGCGCCAGCAGCCACGTGTTCGTTTATTCGAAACCGGTCTGCGTTTTGTACCAGAAGGCAATGAGTTAATTCAGACACCAACGCTGGCTATGGCGGTTTGTGGTACCCGTATGCCGCAGTCCTGGAGTACTGAGGACGAGGCGGTTGATTTCTTCGATGTAAAAGGCGACGTTGAAACTCTGCTGGCACGTACCGGTGAAGCGGACGCTTACAAATTTATTGTTGCTCAACATCCTGCGTTACATCCGGGTCAAACTGCTCGAATCGAGAAAAACGGTAAGGCTGTTGGCTGGATCGGTGCCATTCACCCAAGTCTGCAGAAGCAGGTGGGTGTAAAACAAACCGTATATCTGGTTGAGCTGGATCAGGATGCGATTCAGCAAATGGCGGTTCCAGCCTTTGGTGAGTTATCGAAATTCCCTGAAATGCGCCGTGATTTGGCTCTGGTTGTTAACCAGGAGCAACAAGTTGAAGACGTGTTTGCGGCGATTCGCGCCAAAGCCGGTGAATACCTGACAAACCTCAACCTGTTTGACGTATATGTTGGCAAAGGTATTGATCCTGATAGAAAAAGTCTGGCTTTAGGCTTGACCTGGCAGCATCCTTCGCGCACTCTAACTGATGAAGAAGTGAACGATTCGGTGAATGCCGTGCTCGCTCACCTTGAACAAAGTTTGGGAGCAACGCTAAGGGGTTAG